In Bradyrhizobium sp. 1(2017), one DNA window encodes the following:
- a CDS encoding hydrogenase subunit MbhD domain-containing protein: MTFATFLEIMLAAVVLGLGIWTIVARDTYAAAVGFIVYGLLVALIWVRLDAVDVALTEAAIGGGLGGVLLLGAAARLRATEVMAAAEVPGKGVRLGAAALSAAVAAAIASAVLQLPEPAPTLAPAAVANASATGLANPVTNVLMAFRAMDTMLEKVVLLLAIVGVWSLASDRAWDGRPGPRHRSDPRGILAFLARLLPPVGIVVGIYVFWTGANHPGGAFQGGAILAAMWLLVIMAGLADTPPVSNRLLRLVLIAGPGLFLLVGLGGIHFGPAFLGYPPTFAKPLILGIEVAMVLTIAATLGLLLAGAPERSTEP, encoded by the coding sequence ATGACCTTCGCAACGTTCCTCGAGATTATGCTCGCGGCCGTGGTGTTGGGGCTGGGAATCTGGACGATCGTAGCCCGCGATACTTATGCGGCGGCCGTGGGTTTCATCGTTTACGGGCTCCTAGTGGCGCTCATTTGGGTGCGTCTCGACGCGGTCGATGTTGCCTTGACTGAAGCTGCAATCGGCGGAGGACTTGGCGGCGTGCTGCTGCTGGGTGCAGCCGCGCGACTGCGGGCGACCGAGGTGATGGCTGCGGCGGAAGTACCCGGCAAGGGCGTGCGCCTTGGCGCGGCGGCGCTCTCCGCGGCGGTCGCGGCGGCGATCGCAAGCGCGGTGCTGCAATTGCCCGAACCTGCACCCACGCTCGCGCCGGCGGCGGTTGCGAATGCCTCCGCGACGGGCTTGGCCAATCCCGTCACCAATGTGCTCATGGCGTTTCGCGCGATGGATACCATGCTCGAAAAAGTCGTACTCCTGCTGGCGATCGTAGGTGTCTGGTCGCTTGCATCGGACCGCGCCTGGGACGGACGCCCCGGACCACGCCATCGGTCGGATCCACGCGGGATCCTCGCGTTTCTGGCTCGCTTGTTGCCGCCAGTCGGCATCGTCGTGGGCATCTATGTCTTCTGGACGGGAGCCAACCACCCTGGGGGAGCCTTTCAGGGCGGCGCAATTCTTGCGGCCATGTGGCTGTTGGTCATCATGGCAGGATTGGCGGACACGCCACCCGTAAGCAACCGATTGCTGAGGCTCGTCCTGATCGCCGGCCCCGGCCTGTTCCTTCTTGTCGGCCTCGGCGGCATCCATTTTGGTCCGGCATTCCTCGGCTATCCACCGACGTTCGCCAAGCCACTGATCCTGGGCATCGAGGT
- a CDS encoding monovalent cation/H(+) antiporter subunit G has protein sequence MSFALDTMTIVAVSAGAFFFLAGTVGLLRFPDTLTRLHALSKADNLGLGLVVLGLLPQAGSVRDGLKLLSIWLLGLLAGATVSQLIARTARQDEPTR, from the coding sequence ATGAGCTTCGCACTCGACACGATGACGATTGTCGCCGTTTCGGCCGGCGCGTTCTTTTTTCTCGCTGGCACGGTCGGCCTGCTTCGTTTCCCGGACACTCTGACGCGCCTGCACGCACTCTCCAAGGCCGACAATCTCGGCCTGGGTCTCGTCGTGCTGGGGCTTCTCCCGCAGGCTGGAAGTGTACGCGACGGGTTGAAGCTCCTCAGCATCTGGCTGCTCGGGCTGCTGGCCGGCGCGACGGTCTCCCAACTCATCGCGCGCACTGCGCGTCAGGACGAGCCAACGAGATGA
- a CDS encoding monovalent cation/H+ antiporter complex subunit F — MAEFLTAALGFILVMVALGLVPILRGPGDADRMMAAQLIGTGGIAALLLLGTVTGVPAAIDVALTLALLATFASIAFVKKGRAHLEADEAASGEDR, encoded by the coding sequence GTGGCTGAGTTCCTGACCGCTGCCCTCGGCTTCATTCTCGTGATGGTCGCGCTTGGGCTCGTGCCCATTCTGCGGGGCCCTGGAGACGCCGACCGCATGATGGCAGCGCAGTTGATCGGGACCGGAGGTATCGCAGCCTTGCTGCTGCTCGGCACGGTGACGGGCGTGCCCGCAGCAATCGACGTCGCGTTAACGCTCGCACTTCTCGCCACCTTCGCTTCCATCGCCTTTGTCAAGAAGGGGCGCGCCCATCTTGAAGCTGACGAGGCCGCGTCAGGGGAGGATCGATGA
- a CDS encoding Na+/H+ antiporter subunit E: MPGGVHEHAAAVTSAASRAVWFLCLWLVLAGVDPVDLPAAAAAVIAATWTSLRLLAPGTQRRSPIAMAQLALRFFCESVVASVDVARRALDPRLPLHPGFVLYPTELPRGERRNVFATLTSLLPGTVPTGDEEEQLIYHCLDVGQPIAAQLAAEEAALARVLDGG; this comes from the coding sequence ATGCCCGGGGGCGTCCATGAACATGCGGCCGCGGTGACGAGCGCAGCATCGCGCGCGGTATGGTTTCTCTGCCTCTGGCTCGTGCTTGCCGGCGTCGATCCCGTCGACCTTCCTGCCGCGGCAGCAGCGGTTATCGCGGCAACCTGGACGAGCCTGCGCCTCCTGGCGCCCGGCACCCAGCGCCGCTCGCCGATCGCCATGGCACAACTAGCGTTGCGCTTTTTCTGCGAGTCCGTCGTTGCCAGTGTAGATGTCGCAAGGCGCGCGCTCGATCCGCGGCTGCCCCTGCACCCGGGGTTCGTGCTCTACCCGACCGAGCTTCCACGTGGTGAGCGTCGCAACGTGTTCGCCACGCTCACCAGCCTGTTGCCTGGTACTGTGCCAACCGGAGATGAAGAGGAGCAGCTCATCTACCACTGTCTCGATGTCGGGCAGCCTATCGCGGCCCAGCTTGCAGCGGAGGAAGCTGCGTTGGCCCGAGTGCTCGACGGTGGCTGA